Proteins encoded together in one Benincasa hispida cultivar B227 chromosome 1, ASM972705v1, whole genome shotgun sequence window:
- the LOC120083362 gene encoding pentatricopeptide repeat-containing protein At5g15010, mitochondrial-like, with protein sequence MWEGRMRSKLCALSLLGRTFFSRSSVKSTQHVELGALTSATMASGFSSWPTRIHTVDTATALNSNVGDVFSFGFCSCSYISPNSNRNILDTTSEESCQYAANDDHVSSDDDNGREEHEEEDMNMNDKGVIRDVDAIMDIFHGFRQVNRIQVKNKLEHCCIKVSGELVVAVLSRIRNDWEAAFTFFVWAGKQPGYAHSVREYHSMISILGKMRKFDTAWALIDEMRGGTTGPSLVTPQTLLIMIRKYCAVHEVGKAINTFHAHKRFGFNIGLEEFQNLLSALCRCKNVKDAEYLLFCNKDVFPFNVKSFNIILNGWCNRIGSLHDAERIWKEMTQRGISHDAVSYASFISCYSKARNLYKVLRLFDDMKQMKIEPDRKVYNAVIHALAKGRLLKEAINLIKTMEEKGIIANVVTYNSVIKPLCKARKFDEARAVFEELLQRGLCPTIQTYHAFLRFLRTEEEIFELLKKMRKMGCDPTAETYIMLIRKFCRWRQLDNVSRIWHEMSENGISPDRSSYIVLIHGLFLNGKLEDAYKYYLEMKEKELVPEPKIDEVLQAWLAGKPMFQENPSDCSGEGKNSGLFPKKIDFHRQPEIRKVSRDGGFSFWKQ encoded by the coding sequence ATGTGGGAAGGAAGAATGAGATCAAAGTTGTGTGCATTGTCGCTTCTAGGTCGTACATTTTTCAGTCGGTCTTCTGTTAAATCCACCCAACATGTTGAGCTCGGAGCTCTTACCAGTGCTACCATGGCTTCTGGTTTTAGTTCATGGCCTACACGCATTCATACTGTCGACACTGCTACTGCATTGAATTCCAATGTTGGGGATGTCTTCTCATTTGGCTTTTGTTCTTGTTCCTATATTTCTCCAAACTCAAACCGCAATATTTTGGACACAACTTCGGAAGAATCTTGTCAGTATGCAGCCAATGATGATCATGTGAGCAGCGATGACGACAATGGTCGAGAAGAACATGAAGAGGAGGACATGAACATGAATGACAAGGGTGTGATACGAGATGTGGATGCCATTATGGATATATTTCATGGGTTCAGGCAAGTAAATCGTATTCAAGTGAAAAATAAGCTTGAGCATTGCTGTATTAAGGTCTCAGGAGAGTTAGTAGTAGCAGTACTTTCTCGGATCCGTAATGACTGGGAAGCAGCTTTCACTTTTTTTGTTTGGGCTGGTAAGCAGCCTGGCTATGCCCACTCTGTGCGTGAATATCATTCAATGATTTCAATTCTTGGGAAAATGAGGAAGTTTGACACGGCATGGGCCTTGATCGATGAGATGAGAGGAGGGACAACGGGCCCTTCTTTAGTGACACCTCAAACCCTTCTAATTATGATTAGGAAATACTGTGCTGTTCATGAAGTTGGTAAAGCTATAAATACCTTCCATGCTCATAAAAGATTTGGATTTAACATTGGACTAGAGGAATTTCAAAACCTTCTCTCTGCCCTCTGCCGTTGCAAAAATGTGAAAGATGCTGAATATTTGCTGTTTTGCAACAAAGATGTGTTCCCATTTAACGTAAAGAGTTTCAATATTATCCTCAATGGATGGTGTAATAGAATTGGCAGTCTTCATGATGCCGAGAGAATTTGGAAGGAGATGACGCAGAGAGGTATCAGTCATGATGCTGTCTCATATGCAAGTTTCATTTCTTGTTACTCAAAAGCTCGCAACCTTTATAAGGTGCTCAGGCTTTTTGACGATATGAAGCAAATGAAAATTGAACCTGATAGGAAAGTCTACAATGCAGTCATTCACGCTCTTGCCAAAGGTAGGCTTTTGAAAGAAGCTATCAATCTCATAAAAACAATGGAAGAGAAGGGTATTATTGCAAATGTTGTTACTTATAACTCAGTTATCAAACCTCTATGCAAGGCCCGGAAATTTGATGAAGCTAGAGCGGTTTTTGAGGAGCTGTTGCAGCGCGGCCTCTGCCCAACGATTCAGACTTATCATGCCTTCTTGAGATTCCTGAGAACGGAGGAAGAAATATTTGAGTtattgaagaagatgagaaaaATGGGGTGTGATCCAACTGCTGAAACCTACATAATGTTGATCAGAAAGTTTTGCCGATGGCGCCAGCTTGATAACGTTTCCAGAATATGGCATGAAATGAGTGAAAATGGAATTAGTCCTGATCGCAGCTCTTATATTGTCTTAATACATGGTCTCTTCTTGAATGGAAAATTAGAAGATGCATATAAATACTATTTggaaatgaaggaaaaagagttgGTTCCTGAACCAAAGATAGATGAGGTACTACAAGCGTGGCTTGCTGGTAAGCCAATGTTTCAAGAGAATCCATCAGATTGTTCTGGGGAAGGCAAGAACTCCGGATTGTTCcccaaaaaaattgattttcaccGACAACCTGAGATTAGAAAGGTTTCAAGAGATGGTggtttttcattttggaagcAGTAG
- the LOC120075850 gene encoding uncharacterized protein LOC120075850: MVPVPSVPKSVKRPEDSITNNDHSITNHGSTSSEATTSTNNESQQDSESKSSQPLAPKTQQARDLNKQSNDQELHINIPLVEALEQMPSYVKFLKDILANKRKIGKNETVALTYECSALFQNNIPKKRSKEFHIAMSIGEGKIEDVLVQVDKFIFPADFVILDYEADTEVSIILGCPFLATGRVLIDVQKGELTIRVDNQQAKFNVLNALNYPGDMKNCQYVRELQEEHWHEFREELEEKDFEVGAMLEENCTAIQTEPDFETIRLSKRATQQTKPSLEEPPMLELKALLVHLKYVYLGGNNTLPVIISASLSKEKEEALIQILKKYAKALGWTLVDI; this comes from the exons ATGGTCCCCGTGCCATCAGTACCGAAATCAGTAAAACGGCCAGAAGACTCAATCACCAACAATGACCACTCAATCACAAACCACGGATCTACCAGTTCAGAAGCAACTACCTCTACAAATAATGAATCTCAACAAGACTCAGAATCAAAGTCATCGCAACCTCTAGCCCCAAAAACACAGCAAGCAAGAGACCTCAATAAACAGTCAAACGATCAGGAA CTACATATCAACATTCCCTTAGTAGAAGCACTGGAACAGATGCCGAGCTATGTGAAATTTCTCAAGGACATACTcgccaacaagagaaagatcggGAAAAATGAAACTGTCGCACTAACATATGAATGTAGTGCGCTCTTCCAGAACAACATCCCCAAGAAAAGATCCAAGGAGTTTCACATTGCCATGTCAATAGGGG agggcaagatagaagacGTACTTGTGCAAGTGGATAAATTCATTTTTCCTGCTGACTTTGTTATATTGGATTACGAAGCCGACACTGAGGTGTCGATCATCTTGGGTTGCCCGTTTCTCGCAACAGGGCGAGTGCTGATCGATGTACAAAAAGGAGAACTTACCATAAGAGTCGACAATCAGCAAGCAAAGTTCAACGTTCTCAATGCGTTGAACTACCCAGGTGATATGAAAAACTGCCAGTATGTTAGAGAACTGCAGGAAGAACATTGGCACGAGTTTCGAGAAGAATTAGAGGAAAAAGACTTTGAGGTTGGCGCAATGTTGGAGGAAAATTGCACAGCAATACAGACTGAACCAGATTTTGAAACAATAAGGTTATCTAAACGAGCAACACAGCAAACtaagccatctttggaagaacCACCCATGTTGGAGTTGAAAGCGCTACTAGTGCAcctcaaatatgtttatttggGAGGCAACAACACTCTACCAGTTATAATCTCTGCCTCACTAAGCAAAGAAAAGGAGGAAGCACTTATTCAGATCCTCAAAAAATACGCGAAAGCCTTGGGATGGACCTTAGTGGACATCTGA